CCGGGATTGCCAAAGAGCAGGCCATCCGCCCCGGCCGGATTGACCGCTTTACTGGCAAAGATCCCGGTCGCGATCGCTCCCCAGGCTCCTCCCATCCCATGACAGGCAAAGGCATCCAGCGACTCGTCTATCCGCCATTTCATCCGGAGAATGATCATATAATAAGAAATAACAGCCGCGCTCCCACCGATCGCGATCGCTGAAAGTGGGTCGACAAACCCTGAAGCCGGGGTGATCGCGACCAAACCAACAACCGCACCGGTCGCCACCCCCAGAACACTTGGCCGACGGTGCAGCCAGCTTAAGAACATCCAGACCACCGCTGCTGCCGCTGCCGCTGTATTGGTAACCACAAAAGCAGAGACCGCTAATCCGTTAGCCGCTAGCGCGGACCCGCCGTTGAAACCAAACCAACCGAACCAGAGGAGAACCGCCCCCAAAACCACGATCGGGATATTGCTTGGCTCCATATTATCCTTGCCATAACCAAGCCGTTTGCCAATAACCAGGGCAATGGCCAGCGCGGAAAAACCTGCAGTCACATGAACCACCGTCCCTCCGGCAAAATCAAGCGCCCCCAGGTTCCGGAGCCAACCCCCAACTCCCCAGACCCAATGAGCGACCGGATCGTAAACGATCGTCGCCCAAATAACCGAAAAGAACAAAAACGAGGAGAATTTGATCCTTTCAACAAAAGCACC
The Candidatus Margulisiibacteriota bacterium DNA segment above includes these coding regions:
- a CDS encoding ammonium transporter, producing MNAGDTAWVLMSAALVILMTPAVGFFYGGMVRKKNILSTIMMCFAVLMVISLQWVLFGYTLAFGPTQGGIIGGLDWLGLIGVGQAPNADYAATIPALAFMIFQAAFAIVTPSLIVGAFVERIKFSSFLFFSVIWATIVYDPVAHWVWGVGGWLRNLGALDFAGGTVVHVTAGFSALAIALVIGKRLGYGKDNMEPSNIPIVVLGAVLLWFGWFGFNGGSALAANGLAVSAFVVTNTAAAAAAVVWMFLSWLHRRPSVLGVATGAVVGLVAITPASGFVDPLSAIAIGGSAAVISYYMIILRMKWRIDESLDAFACHGMGGAWGAIATGIFASKAVNPAGADGLLFGNPGLVWTQFIAVAVTGLFAFIVTIIIAKLIDLFMGLRVAENEELVGLDISQHAESV